One region of Exiguobacterium acetylicum genomic DNA includes:
- a CDS encoding HAMP domain-containing sensor histidine kinase, which translates to MKRRPLMRKFLYAVVGPLLVMGVLSFVLTAFLVNRFAESERYDQLAREANIIKQAIEADTPIPRDIQGFLTTDGLTQRIGARGPAGRLPLLDNLKKEDVIEVQGERLLTYQLTVDGTRITTVRQAPLASSALSGVYLAIGLALLVTLLLASLLAYYMGRHLTRPIVTLRSVAQKIGAGETDVVLPARPKDEVGELIDAVDEMQTQLKQKDHLQKTFIAGITHDLRTPLAIIRNETEALAAGVIPVAELPDVTTSIIEETDRLGHLIDETLLYSKLAGGRMPLEKTDVALDELASMTVERLRGTFTQAGLTLATELQPVKQSLDPRMFERVLINFLMNARFASPVGGTVTVRLTNEELTVEDEGTGVRAEDRATIWDVYVKQEGSAGHGLGLAISRMILDSHQFAYGVRDRNGGGAVFYVQF; encoded by the coding sequence ATGAAACGACGTCCTTTGATGCGTAAATTCTTATACGCTGTCGTCGGTCCGTTGCTCGTGATGGGCGTCCTCAGTTTCGTCTTGACGGCGTTTCTCGTCAATCGGTTCGCAGAAAGTGAACGGTACGATCAACTTGCCCGGGAAGCGAACATCATTAAACAAGCGATTGAAGCCGACACGCCGATTCCGCGTGACATCCAAGGATTTTTGACGACCGACGGGTTGACGCAACGGATTGGCGCACGCGGACCGGCGGGGCGATTACCACTTCTTGATAATCTCAAGAAGGAAGATGTCATTGAAGTGCAAGGCGAACGGTTATTGACGTACCAGTTGACTGTTGACGGAACGCGCATCACGACGGTCCGACAAGCACCACTAGCTAGTAGTGCGCTGAGCGGTGTTTATCTCGCGATCGGACTCGCGTTACTCGTGACACTGTTGCTCGCGTCATTGCTTGCCTATTACATGGGACGGCACCTGACACGACCGATCGTCACGCTTCGGTCCGTTGCCCAAAAGATTGGTGCTGGTGAGACGGACGTCGTCTTACCGGCACGACCGAAGGATGAAGTCGGGGAGTTGATTGACGCGGTCGACGAGATGCAGACGCAACTCAAACAGAAGGATCATCTACAGAAGACGTTCATTGCCGGTATCACTCATGACTTGCGGACGCCGCTCGCGATCATTCGAAACGAGACCGAAGCACTTGCGGCAGGTGTCATTCCCGTTGCTGAACTGCCCGACGTGACGACGAGCATCATCGAGGAGACGGATCGACTCGGTCATCTGATTGATGAGACGTTGCTTTATTCGAAGCTTGCTGGTGGACGGATGCCGCTTGAAAAGACGGATGTGGCACTCGATGAACTCGCGTCGATGACGGTTGAACGCCTGCGCGGGACGTTCACACAGGCAGGACTGACACTGGCAACGGAGCTCCAACCGGTAAAACAGTCACTTGATCCACGGATGTTCGAACGTGTTCTGATCAACTTCCTAATGAACGCTCGTTTTGCTTCGCCAGTCGGCGGGACGGTCACGGTTCGCTTAACAAATGAGGAATTGACGGTCGAGGATGAAGGAACGGGTGTCCGAGCAGAAGACCGGGCGACGATCTGGGACGTCTACGTT
- a CDS encoding response regulator transcription factor: MNVLLIEDEQKLAQVTARFLRHHAYEVTIAGSLAEAKQCLTTAFDAVLIDVRLPDGDGWSLVPSIKSQVQPPVVFMMTSRGEADDRVFGLELGADDYLVKPVVLKELTIRLERALKVRPVARHAFGELSIDEKGRQVKAGEQAVSLAKMEFELLLYFIEHLGEALSRDQILDDVWGYAFGGDTRTVDTHVKQLRDKLPVIKQQLKTVHRVGYRLEAIE, from the coding sequence ATGAACGTACTATTGATTGAAGATGAACAAAAATTAGCGCAGGTGACGGCACGTTTCCTTCGGCACCATGCGTATGAGGTGACGATTGCCGGTTCGTTAGCAGAGGCGAAACAGTGCCTGACGACAGCGTTTGATGCCGTCTTGATCGACGTCCGCTTACCAGACGGTGACGGTTGGTCACTCGTACCAAGTATCAAATCACAAGTTCAGCCGCCGGTCGTCTTCATGATGACCTCACGCGGCGAGGCCGATGATCGCGTCTTCGGACTTGAACTCGGTGCCGATGACTATCTCGTCAAACCAGTCGTCCTGAAGGAGTTGACGATCAGGCTTGAACGGGCACTTAAAGTCCGTCCGGTCGCTCGCCATGCGTTTGGTGAATTGTCGATCGATGAGAAGGGACGCCAAGTCAAAGCGGGGGAGCAGGCGGTCAGTCTCGCAAAGATGGAGTTCGAACTGTTGCTTTATTTCATCGAACATCTTGGGGAAGCACTGAGCCGGGATCAGATTCTCGACGACGTCTGGGGATATGCATTTGGTGGCGATACCCGGACGGTCGACACGCATGTCAAACAATTGCGGGATAAGTTACCCGTCATTAAACAACAATTGAAGACGGTCCACCGGGTCGGCTATCGATTGGAGGCGATTGAATGA